In a genomic window of Aggregatimonas sangjinii:
- a CDS encoding NADH:ubiquinone reductase (Na(+)-transporting) subunit B: MSDKRMTFKKRLHIIKHHYRDKKMAPAFNALHTFLYTPNETTHNGSHVRAADDLKRTMNTVIMALIPILLFSMFNAGYQHFSAINGFPENFSVMEHFLTWDNFWIGIIKVLPLVVVSYGVGLLIEFIFAVIKGHEVEEGYLVTGMLVPLIVPVDTPLWMLAVAVVFGVVIGKEVFGGTGMNILNPALTIRAFLFFAYPTWMSGDKVWVHDAVNLAGTPDAISGETVLGYLAQNNTADMAAKYDVADMFFGFIPGSVGETSAFLILLGGLFLIFSKIASWRIMVSAVLGSLVMGFFFNQVVEWGWIGETSKFYGLMSFEFWKHLIVGGLAFGIVYMATDPVTGAQTTRGKWIYGFLIGFISVMIRVFNPAYPEGVFLAILLMNVFAPTIDHYVIRGNVNRRMKRLKNAVIHPKDSEGKTAELQPETV, encoded by the coding sequence ATGAGCGACAAAAGAATGACTTTTAAGAAGCGATTGCACATTATCAAGCATCACTACAGGGACAAAAAAATGGCACCGGCATTCAATGCCCTACATACCTTTTTGTACACCCCGAACGAAACGACTCACAACGGATCACATGTTCGTGCGGCCGATGACCTGAAACGAACGATGAATACGGTGATCATGGCATTGATTCCCATTTTGTTATTCTCCATGTTCAATGCAGGATACCAACACTTTTCGGCCATCAATGGTTTTCCGGAAAATTTTTCCGTGATGGAGCATTTCCTGACCTGGGATAACTTTTGGATCGGTATCATCAAGGTGTTACCATTAGTAGTCGTGTCCTATGGTGTGGGTCTTTTGATAGAATTTATTTTTGCGGTGATTAAAGGCCATGAGGTTGAGGAAGGTTACCTCGTTACCGGGATGTTGGTACCTTTGATTGTGCCTGTTGATACGCCCTTATGGATGTTGGCCGTGGCCGTTGTCTTCGGTGTGGTTATTGGTAAAGAAGTGTTCGGAGGTACGGGAATGAATATTTTGAATCCCGCCTTGACCATTCGTGCCTTTCTTTTCTTCGCATATCCTACGTGGATGAGTGGCGATAAGGTTTGGGTGCACGATGCGGTCAACTTGGCAGGAACCCCGGATGCGATTTCCGGTGAGACCGTACTAGGCTATTTGGCGCAGAACAATACGGCCGACATGGCCGCTAAATACGATGTGGCGGATATGTTCTTTGGCTTTATTCCCGGCTCGGTGGGTGAAACTTCGGCTTTCCTGATTTTGTTGGGCGGATTATTCTTGATTTTCAGTAAAATAGCCAGTTGGCGCATCATGGTCAGCGCAGTATTGGGCTCCTTGGTCATGGGCTTCTTTTTCAACCAAGTGGTCGAATGGGGATGGATTGGCGAAACAAGCAAGTTCTATGGCTTGATGAGTTTTGAATTTTGGAAACATTTGATTGTCGGTGGCTTGGCCTTCGGTATCGTTTATATGGCGACCGATCCAGTAACCGGCGCACAGACTACAAGGGGAAAATGGATATACGGGTTTTTGATCGGATTTATATCCGTTATGATCAGGGTATTCAATCCGGCCTATCCAGAAGGCGTTTTCTTGGCGATATTGTTGATGAACGTTTTCGCTCCAACCATCGATCATTACGTCATCCGTGGAAACGTCAACAGAAGAATGAAAAGATTAAAGAACGCTGTGATTCACCCTAAGGATTCGGAGGGAAAAACAGCGGAATTACAACCAGAAACAGTTTAG
- a CDS encoding Na(+)-translocating NADH-quinone reductase subunit C — translation MAVDTDKNSYTVLFAGIMVLLVGSILAFLASGLRPNIQENERFEKQQNILYAMGVNENGDDAGSVNFIPTEEVEGEFTNFIKEQLVIDENGNIEKNDDAFLIDLKKQLAAKKKGKPFQLPLFIGEMNNNKYYVIPMYGKGLWDAIWGFVALDNTMTVQGVYFDHKGETPGLGANIKMRYFMDDFSGESIMDGTQYAGIAVAKGNNDPLNNTKDDNEVDALAGATITGNGVAAMIKESLNLYKDYLETIRVK, via the coding sequence ATGGCAGTCGATACAGATAAAAACAGTTATACCGTTCTCTTTGCCGGTATTATGGTCCTCCTTGTAGGGTCTATTCTGGCCTTCTTGGCTTCGGGATTGCGGCCCAATATTCAAGAGAACGAACGATTTGAAAAACAGCAGAACATCCTATACGCCATGGGCGTTAACGAGAATGGGGACGATGCGGGTAGCGTTAACTTTATTCCTACGGAAGAAGTAGAGGGTGAGTTTACCAATTTTATCAAAGAGCAATTGGTTATTGATGAGAACGGCAATATCGAAAAAAACGATGATGCTTTTTTAATCGATTTGAAAAAGCAATTGGCCGCCAAGAAAAAGGGTAAACCATTTCAATTGCCTTTGTTTATCGGTGAAATGAACAATAATAAATACTATGTTATCCCGATGTATGGAAAAGGCCTCTGGGATGCAATCTGGGGTTTTGTTGCATTGGATAATACAATGACCGTTCAAGGCGTATATTTTGACCATAAGGGGGAAACTCCGGGCCTCGGTGCCAATATCAAGATGCGCTATTTTATGGATGACTTTTCGGGTGAGTCCATCATGGATGGTACCCAGTATGCCGGTATCGCTGTCGCTAAGGGTAATAACGACCCTTTGAACAATACGAAGGACGATAACGAGGTGGATGCATTGGCCGGAGCGACGATAACGGGCAATGGTGTTGCGGCGATGATCAAGGAAAGTCTCAACCTCTACAAAGACTATTTAGAAACCATAAGAGTTAAATAA